In the genome of Methylococcus sp. EFPC2, the window TTGCCGACGCCGTCCCAAAAGCTTTCCAGCGGCGGGTTCTTCATGGCATAGGCTTCGGCTCGGCCCATCACGATGCAGTTGGTGATGATGAGGCCGACGAATACCGACAACTGCTTGCTGATGTCGTAGGCGAAAGCCTTGAGGAGCTGGTCGACCACGATCACCAGCGAGGCGATAACGACCATCTGCGCGATGATGCGGATGCTGCTGGGCACGTGGTTGCGGATGAAAGCGATGCCCGCGCTGGAACAGGCGGTCACGGCGGTGAGCGCCAGACTCATGATCAGCGCCGTGGACAACTGCGACGTCACCGCCAGCGCCGAGCAAATGCCCAGCACCTGCAGGGTGATGGGGTTGTTGTCGACTAACGGGTCTAGGAGAACTTTCTTGGTTTCAGCTTCCATCGTCTTAACCTCTTTGTGATCTGAATTTGGCCAAGTAGGGGGCGAAGCCTTCGGAACTCAGCCAGTAGCGAACCAGATTGGTCACGCCGTTGCTGGTGAGGGTGGCGCCCGCCAATCCGTCGACCTGATGCTCGGAACCGGGTTTGCTCGGATCGACCGAGCCCTTCACCAGACCCAGCACCGGTTCAC includes:
- a CDS encoding NADH:ubiquinone reductase (Na(+)-transporting) subunit D gives rise to the protein MEAETKKVLLDPLVDNNPITLQVLGICSALAVTSQLSTALIMSLALTAVTACSSAGIAFIRNHVPSSIRIIAQMVVIASLVIVVDQLLKAFAYDISKQLSVFVGLIITNCIVMGRAEAYAMKNPPLESFWDGVGNGLGYSLVLITVAIVRELFGSGKLLGIDILTLVKDGGSYVPNGLLLLPPSAFFLIGLLIWAVRTWKPVQVEKADFAISHAAHGEAH